A genomic region of Jeotgalibaca ciconiae contains the following coding sequences:
- a CDS encoding alpha-glucuronidase family glycosyl hydrolase has product MSYHKDFCWLQKKKLKNHPFNNFIIKNATSLHETLKKEVAYFFEISLVEESEASLILEVKEESSIHPEGYKITAENKQVRIISSSDKGLLYGVYHLIRLFQKTKFVEEEILSEPENQTRMINHWDNFDGSVERGYAGKSIFFEKNSFRRDDENNELYARLLASIGINSLTINNVNVHKEESYFITDKYLNEIAHLASIFRKYNIKLFLSINFASPIEIGNMKTADPLNEEVQEFWNKVTKDIYDVIPDFGGFVVKADSENRPGPFTYGRTHADGANMLGRALKKHDGIVFWRCFVYNNHQDWRDRTTDRARAAYDHFYELDGEFNDNVILQIKNGPMDFQVREAVSPLFGALKETNQVLEFQITQEYTGQQKHIFYLVPQWKEVLDFDTWMKGKGSTVQKVLKEYPAKQKNNGITAVVNVGRDENWTGHKLAQANLFGYGRLIWDPSLSSDSILEEWMNGTFELSSNGKEILKSMMLNSWDTYEKYTSPLGIGWMVEPGHHYGPNIDGYEYSMWGTYHFSDSKGLGVDRTVATGTGYTRQYHDEVFEQYEDVATCPEELLLFFHHLPYNYQLKSGKTIIQHIYDTHFEGYEEVERYQVKWKSLKNEVDETTYLNVKERIKEQLQSAREWRDQINTYYYRKAGIQDKKGRTIYS; this is encoded by the coding sequence ATGTCATATCATAAGGATTTTTGTTGGTTACAAAAGAAAAAGCTAAAGAATCATCCCTTTAATAATTTTATAATTAAGAATGCTACTAGTTTACATGAAACATTGAAAAAAGAAGTTGCATATTTTTTTGAAATTTCTTTAGTAGAAGAATCTGAGGCTTCTTTAATTTTAGAAGTAAAAGAAGAATCTTCTATTCATCCGGAAGGATATAAAATTACGGCTGAAAATAAGCAAGTAAGAATTATATCGAGCTCTGACAAAGGTTTATTGTATGGTGTATACCATTTAATAAGATTGTTTCAAAAAACAAAATTTGTAGAGGAAGAAATATTATCTGAACCAGAAAATCAGACTAGAATGATTAATCATTGGGATAATTTTGATGGTTCTGTCGAACGAGGATATGCAGGTAAATCAATATTTTTTGAAAAAAATTCTTTTAGAAGAGATGATGAAAACAATGAATTATACGCTAGATTGCTAGCTTCTATCGGGATTAATTCTCTAACAATCAACAATGTAAACGTACACAAAGAAGAATCTTATTTTATAACAGATAAATACTTAAATGAAATCGCTCACTTAGCATCTATTTTCCGTAAATACAACATCAAATTGTTTTTAAGTATTAATTTTGCAAGTCCAATAGAAATTGGAAATATGAAAACTGCAGATCCTTTAAACGAAGAAGTACAAGAGTTTTGGAATAAAGTAACTAAAGATATTTACGATGTAATTCCAGATTTTGGTGGGTTTGTTGTAAAAGCAGATTCTGAAAATAGACCAGGGCCCTTTACCTATGGAAGGACACATGCTGATGGAGCAAACATGCTTGGTAGAGCATTAAAAAAACATGATGGAATTGTTTTCTGGCGCTGCTTTGTATATAACAACCATCAAGATTGGCGTGATCGTACAACGGATAGAGCAAGGGCGGCTTACGATCATTTCTATGAACTAGACGGAGAATTCAATGATAATGTTATTCTGCAAATAAAAAACGGTCCTATGGATTTTCAAGTGCGTGAAGCGGTTTCACCTTTGTTTGGGGCTTTAAAAGAAACTAATCAAGTACTAGAATTCCAGATTACACAAGAATATACTGGCCAACAGAAACATATTTTTTATCTTGTACCACAGTGGAAAGAAGTATTGGATTTTGATACATGGATGAAGGGAAAAGGATCGACTGTCCAAAAGGTATTAAAAGAATACCCAGCTAAACAGAAAAATAATGGAATAACTGCTGTTGTAAATGTAGGTAGAGATGAGAATTGGACAGGACATAAATTAGCACAAGCAAACCTATTCGGATATGGAAGATTAATATGGGATCCATCTTTATCATCGGATAGTATTTTGGAAGAATGGATGAACGGAACATTTGAATTATCTTCTAATGGAAAAGAGATTTTGAAATCTATGATGTTAAATTCATGGGATACATATGAAAAGTATACATCTCCATTAGGAATCGGCTGGATGGTTGAACCAGGACATCATTATGGTCCTAATATTGATGGTTATGAGTACTCAATGTGGGGAACTTATCATTTTTCGGACAGTAAGGGTCTAGGTGTTGATCGTACGGTGGCAACAGGAACAGGATATACTCGACAATACCATGATGAAGTTTTTGAACAGTATGAAGATGTTGCTACCTGTCCAGAAGAACTGCTTTTATTTTTCCATCACCTACCCTATAATTATCAATTAAAAAGTGGCAAAACAATTATACAACATATTTATGACACACATTTTGAAGGATATGAAGAAGTAGAACGATACCAAGTTAAGTGGAAATCGTTGAAAAATGAGGTTGATGAGACTACGTATTTGAATGTGAAGGAAAGAATCAAAGAACAACTTCAATCTGCTCGAGAGTGGAGAGATCAAATTAATACATACTATTATAGAAAAGCAGGAATACAAGATAAAAAGGGCAGAACAATATATTCTTAA
- a CDS encoding IS110 family RNA-guided transposase, with the protein MFVVALDVSMKKSYAVIYEGNTCLWEGIIAHTKTGFTVLLNEIQSLPQNPDVVFEATGVYSRPVEAFCQKNDLSYTLLNPLQAKKQLEEDTLRSWKTDKQDAHKMAQTHAGKRRTPKVVQEDVYQDLRDLSRFYQEVEEEVKRTRMHLHNCLQLVFPELEQFFSTKINLYALTIISLFPHPDLVLRSTPTKIKNLLLKSTRKKISENRARKKAEDLIALAQDAYPAVTQNSVHCQKTSYYAEKLQDLLLQKEALQSQLIETARELPEHNLYITIPGIGELSSALLIGELGDVRRFETPNQLNAFVGIDIRRYQSGKYTGKDHINKRGNPKGRKILFFCVRNMIRQQKAAPNHVVDYYYKLKKQPIPKKDKVAVVACMNKLLKCMHSMVRNHTKYDYAYMASKSPTLQLI; encoded by the coding sequence ATGTTTGTAGTAGCGTTAGACGTTTCCATGAAGAAAAGCTACGCCGTAATCTATGAAGGCAACACTTGCCTGTGGGAGGGCATCATCGCTCACACCAAAACAGGGTTCACCGTCCTGTTGAATGAAATACAGAGCCTGCCACAGAATCCGGATGTAGTTTTTGAAGCCACAGGCGTCTATTCCCGGCCTGTAGAAGCCTTCTGCCAAAAAAACGATCTGTCCTACACGTTGCTAAATCCGCTACAAGCCAAAAAGCAACTGGAAGAAGATACCTTAAGGAGTTGGAAGACCGACAAACAGGATGCCCACAAGATGGCGCAAACCCATGCCGGGAAAAGACGGACACCGAAGGTGGTACAGGAAGATGTTTACCAGGATTTACGTGATTTATCCCGGTTCTATCAGGAGGTGGAAGAAGAAGTCAAACGAACACGTATGCACCTGCATAACTGTCTCCAACTCGTGTTCCCAGAGCTTGAACAGTTTTTCTCGACCAAAATCAACCTTTACGCCTTGACGATAATCAGTCTGTTTCCACACCCCGATTTGGTCTTGCGGTCCACACCGACAAAAATAAAAAACTTATTACTTAAATCCACACGGAAGAAAATATCGGAAAACCGCGCCCGCAAGAAGGCGGAAGACTTAATCGCTCTGGCACAGGATGCTTATCCGGCTGTAACCCAAAACAGTGTCCACTGTCAAAAGACGAGCTATTATGCGGAAAAGCTCCAAGATCTGCTCCTCCAAAAGGAGGCACTCCAAAGCCAGTTGATAGAAACAGCGCGGGAACTGCCGGAACACAATTTATACATCACCATCCCAGGGATTGGTGAACTGTCCTCGGCCTTATTGATCGGTGAACTGGGCGACGTGCGACGATTTGAGACGCCCAATCAGCTGAACGCTTTTGTGGGCATTGATATCCGCCGATATCAATCCGGCAAGTACACAGGCAAGGACCACATTAATAAACGGGGCAATCCGAAAGGCAGGAAAATATTATTTTTTTGCGTGAGAAACATGATTCGCCAACAAAAGGCTGCCCCGAATCATGTCGTGGATTATTATTATAAATTAAAAAAGCAACCCATCCCCAAGAAGGATAAGGTTGCAGTCGTAGCCTGCATGAACAAACTACTCAAATGTATGCATTCCATGGTGAGGAACCATACCAAGTACGACTATGCGTACATGGCCTCTAAGAGCCCAACTTTACAGTTAATATAG
- a CDS encoding ABC transporter permease, with protein MDQEIDRLKDQPETGFITSQQEKENKKKKQGDRFSSTVKALKKDWQLYSLLILPIAYLIIFQYLPMIGNVIAFRKFVPGGSMFGEEFVGLHYVRMFINDPTFWRVFKNTLMLGGLTLLFNFPLPIIFAILLNEVKINKFKKFVQTASYLPHFISTVIVAGMIMEILASNGIVNQLIEMITGEKIIFMQSADWFRTIYVGSEVWQRTGWGAILYLAALTNIDPNLYEAAAIDGAGRLRQTWHVTIPGILPTVVTLLILNIGSFMNVGFEKILLLYNPLNYATSDVVSTYLYRIGLISNNFSYSTAIGLFQAIIGFVLVMSANMISKKVTDRSLW; from the coding sequence ATGGACCAAGAAATTGATCGCTTGAAGGACCAACCCGAAACTGGTTTTATTACCTCGCAACAAGAGAAAGAAAACAAAAAAAAGAAGCAGGGAGATAGATTTAGTTCCACTGTTAAAGCATTGAAAAAAGATTGGCAGCTTTATTCTCTTTTAATATTGCCTATTGCTTATTTAATTATATTTCAATATTTACCAATGATCGGAAATGTAATCGCTTTTAGAAAGTTCGTTCCTGGTGGAAGTATGTTTGGTGAGGAGTTCGTTGGTCTGCATTATGTAAGAATGTTTATTAATGATCCAACTTTTTGGCGCGTTTTTAAGAATACATTAATGTTAGGTGGACTTACTTTATTATTTAATTTTCCACTACCAATTATTTTTGCGATATTACTTAATGAAGTGAAGATTAATAAATTTAAAAAATTTGTGCAAACTGCTTCCTATTTACCACATTTTATTTCAACAGTTATTGTAGCAGGGATGATAATGGAAATACTCGCTTCCAATGGGATTGTAAATCAGCTTATTGAAATGATTACAGGGGAAAAAATTATATTTATGCAGAGTGCTGATTGGTTCAGAACAATATATGTTGGATCAGAAGTTTGGCAAAGAACAGGTTGGGGAGCAATTTTATACCTTGCTGCATTAACTAATATTGATCCAAATTTATATGAGGCAGCAGCGATTGATGGCGCTGGAAGGTTAAGACAGACATGGCATGTGACAATACCGGGTATTCTACCTACAGTTGTAACACTACTAATATTAAACATCGGTAGCTTTATGAATGTAGGATTTGAAAAGATTTTATTACTCTACAATCCACTTAATTATGCAACATCAGATGTTGTTTCTACTTATTTGTATAGAATTGGCTTAATATCTAATAACTTTAGTTATTCTACTGCTATTGGCTTATTCCAAGCAATCATTGGTTTTGTATTAGTCATGTCTGCAAATATGATTTCTAAAAAAGTTACTGACAGAAGTCTTTGGTAA
- a CDS encoding ABC transporter substrate-binding protein has product MNSKLKKMILAGISVSAATLLVACGGESGEAGSDNDGGGTETSEDLGSKGAMESYEAGDTFAATEPLNFSIAYSDHPNYPINDDWLFWSKLTETTNVTLDPVVIPMSDYAQKRSLLISAGDAPLIIEKTYPGEEQAFVSSGAILAVSDYTYLMPHYTQKVEEWGLDAELDGLRQEDGKYYVLPGLHETVKHDYSLGLRTDIFDDLNIEYPNSWDELEEALAKIKEETGMVPFSDRWQGQALLNFAAASFGTIGGWGFGQGVQFDKEADAYVYAPTTDEYKTMVEYFAGLVEQGLMDPESWTQDDEQAVQVFTTGKSAVISANSQTVIQMRETMNETLGADNFTVQKIVNPEGPAGALVGGLRTESGRMISAKALERDDFEALMQFVDWLWYSDEGQLFAKWGVEGETFVYDDEGKIIPAEGVDYLGLNPNPTGDEKHLQIDFGFSGGVFAYGGKTELVQSIMDEEEVAFQNATNESREVTEPGPPWPIPEAAREQLTLLGTPLKDSADTATLQFITGQRSMDEYDAFISELEGQGLQQYLDVVNEAYNSYKENN; this is encoded by the coding sequence ATGAATTCTAAATTAAAGAAAATGATTTTAGCAGGTATATCAGTTAGCGCAGCAACTTTATTAGTAGCGTGTGGAGGAGAATCAGGAGAGGCTGGTTCTGATAATGATGGAGGCGGAACAGAAACAAGTGAGGATTTAGGTTCGAAAGGTGCGATGGAAAGTTACGAAGCAGGAGATACATTTGCTGCAACTGAACCTTTGAACTTTTCTATTGCTTACAGTGACCATCCAAATTATCCAATCAATGATGACTGGCTATTCTGGTCGAAACTAACTGAAACAACAAATGTAACCTTAGATCCGGTTGTAATTCCAATGAGTGATTATGCACAAAAAAGAAGTTTACTTATTAGTGCCGGAGATGCACCGTTAATCATTGAAAAAACTTATCCAGGGGAAGAGCAAGCATTTGTCTCTTCTGGTGCAATACTAGCGGTAAGCGATTATACGTATTTGATGCCTCATTATACTCAAAAAGTTGAAGAATGGGGGTTGGATGCAGAGCTAGATGGTCTACGACAAGAAGATGGAAAATATTATGTTTTACCTGGTCTTCACGAGACAGTAAAACATGACTACTCACTTGGTTTACGGACTGATATTTTTGATGACTTAAACATTGAATATCCGAATTCTTGGGATGAATTAGAAGAAGCTTTAGCAAAAATTAAAGAGGAGACTGGCATGGTTCCTTTCTCAGACCGCTGGCAAGGACAAGCATTATTAAATTTTGCGGCGGCGTCATTTGGAACAATTGGCGGTTGGGGATTCGGACAAGGAGTTCAATTCGATAAAGAAGCCGATGCTTATGTATACGCACCAACAACCGATGAATATAAAACAATGGTAGAGTATTTTGCTGGACTTGTAGAACAAGGATTGATGGATCCTGAGAGCTGGACGCAAGATGATGAACAAGCAGTTCAAGTATTTACTACCGGTAAATCTGCTGTCATTAGCGCGAACTCTCAAACTGTTATCCAAATGCGTGAAACTATGAATGAAACTTTAGGTGCAGATAACTTTACTGTTCAAAAAATTGTTAACCCAGAAGGACCAGCGGGAGCTTTGGTAGGTGGACTTAGAACGGAAAGTGGTCGTATGATTAGCGCAAAAGCATTAGAACGTGATGACTTTGAAGCATTAATGCAATTTGTTGACTGGCTATGGTATAGCGATGAAGGACAACTATTTGCCAAGTGGGGAGTTGAAGGAGAAACATTCGTTTATGATGACGAAGGGAAAATTATACCTGCTGAAGGTGTAGATTATCTAGGATTGAATCCAAACCCAACTGGCGATGAAAAACATCTTCAAATTGACTTTGGTTTCTCTGGTGGAGTATTTGCTTATGGTGGAAAAACAGAGTTAGTACAGTCAATTATGGATGAGGAAGAAGTTGCATTCCAAAATGCAACGAATGAAAGCCGAGAAGTTACTGAACCAGGACCACCATGGCCAATTCCAGAGGCAGCTCGCGAGCAACTAACTCTACTTGGGACACCTCTAAAGGATTCTGCTGATACAGCTACGTTGCAATTTATTACAGGACAACGTTCAATGGATGAATACGATGCGTTTATTTCTGAATTAGAAGGACAAGGATTGCAACAGTACTTGGATGTCGTTAATGAAGCATATAATAGTTATAAAGAAAATAATTAG
- a CDS encoding ROK family protein, which produces MQIAVFDIGGTAVKYAVWSQEEGLTNQSKFSTPETWEEMKETLKNTFQLLKEKSGAFVGAAFSCPGAVDTVEGVIKGISAVPYIHHIPLREELTKLLGVPVSIENDANCAALAELWQGAASNIQNALFFVIGSGIGGAVIINRELVKGQNLFGGEFGYMLLEENKTLSDLASPVRAANEYQEELGIDQAISGKMLFERAEEGEELAQRYVSRLKTSLARGIQLLLVAFNPDKVIIGGGISSREELISDVSVLVNQYLEKTKATDVHAEIVACHFLNDANLLGAVASYANQTKQIKLK; this is translated from the coding sequence ATGCAGATAGCAGTATTCGATATTGGCGGAACAGCAGTTAAATATGCCGTTTGGTCACAAGAAGAGGGTTTGACAAATCAATCTAAGTTTTCAACCCCAGAGACATGGGAAGAAATGAAAGAGACTCTCAAAAATACCTTTCAGCTATTGAAAGAAAAATCTGGAGCATTTGTTGGTGCGGCTTTTAGCTGTCCTGGAGCTGTCGATACGGTAGAAGGAGTAATAAAAGGAATTAGCGCTGTCCCTTACATTCACCATATTCCCCTTAGAGAAGAGTTAACAAAGTTGTTAGGAGTGCCTGTAAGCATAGAAAATGATGCAAACTGTGCAGCTCTAGCAGAACTATGGCAAGGAGCAGCTTCAAATATTCAAAATGCATTATTTTTTGTCATTGGGTCTGGTATTGGTGGGGCAGTCATTATAAATCGAGAGTTAGTAAAAGGGCAGAACTTATTTGGCGGAGAGTTTGGCTACATGCTTCTTGAGGAGAATAAAACGCTTAGCGATTTAGCAAGCCCTGTTCGAGCGGCAAATGAATACCAAGAAGAACTCGGTATCGATCAAGCCATTTCTGGAAAGATGCTTTTTGAACGTGCGGAAGAGGGGGAAGAACTAGCTCAAAGGTATGTGAGTCGTCTCAAGACAAGTTTAGCTAGAGGGATTCAGCTATTACTGGTTGCATTTAATCCAGATAAAGTTATTATTGGAGGAGGGATATCAAGCCGTGAGGAATTGATATCAGATGTTTCTGTCCTTGTTAATCAATATTTGGAGAAAACCAAAGCAACGGATGTACATGCTGAAATTGTCGCTTGTCATTTCCTTAATGATGCAAATTTATTAGGAGCCGTTGCATCTTATGCGAATCAAACAAAACAAATCAAGCTAAAGTAA
- a CDS encoding GntR family transcriptional regulator — protein MQKYRMISNDIRNKILDRTYQANEQIPFERELCEIYDVSKMTVKKALDLLVTEGLIIKRRGSGTFVKDMGPEETKRVTMANQFRGTTAISPGEKIESEILDFSIVHPPEEVAEKLNMALDYFVYDIYRVRLKEGNPFVIEKTYMPIDIIPYLKRENVSGSIYEYIEEKLSLSIQSAHREITVRKATDFEAEKLNLEYGDPVAVAEQVGFLSAGTAFEYSISVHRYDMYAAQIVLTRN, from the coding sequence TTGCAAAAGTATAGAATGATTTCAAATGACATTCGAAATAAGATTCTAGATAGAACATATCAAGCAAATGAACAAATCCCTTTTGAAAGGGAATTATGTGAAATTTACGACGTAAGTAAAATGACAGTGAAGAAAGCTCTTGATCTACTTGTTACAGAGGGACTGATTATTAAAAGACGAGGTTCCGGTACTTTTGTAAAAGATATGGGACCTGAAGAAACAAAACGAGTTACGATGGCGAATCAATTCAGAGGAACAACCGCAATAAGTCCAGGAGAAAAAATAGAGAGTGAGATACTTGATTTTTCAATTGTACATCCACCAGAAGAAGTCGCTGAAAAGCTGAACATGGCTCTTGATTATTTTGTTTATGACATTTATCGTGTCCGATTAAAGGAGGGAAACCCTTTCGTTATTGAAAAAACATACATGCCGATTGATATCATCCCTTATTTAAAGAGGGAGAACGTTTCAGGTTCGATTTATGAGTACATTGAGGAGAAATTATCTCTGAGTATTCAAAGTGCGCATCGTGAAATAACCGTTCGAAAAGCAACTGATTTTGAAGCAGAAAAATTGAACTTGGAATATGGAGATCCCGTTGCGGTCGCGGAACAAGTTGGTTTCTTAAGTGCAGGAACTGCCTTTGAATATTCTATTTCTGTTCATCGTTATGATATGTACGCAGCACAAATTGTGTTAACAAGAAATTAA
- a CDS encoding carbohydrate ABC transporter permease: MLSETKAYKVFKIFNYFLLAVIVFVTLTPFMNVVAQSFSSEAYINAGQVFLIPKGFNTETYEVIFGDRTFWLNYRNTILYTILGTAIAMVLTTMLSYVLSKRRLKGRGFFIGFSVFTMFFSGGMIPTYILYNNTLGITNTIWSVVLPGALSIYNMLIMKSFFENLPDSLEEAAAIDGMSTYGIIRSIILPLSKPILATMILFYAVAYWNSWFQAFLYLNNKDLFPVTLYLRNMISGAMGMSDVGQAASDNQTQIASNIKSVTMVLTVLPIITVYPFVQKYFVHGIMLGSVKE, translated from the coding sequence ATGTTAAGTGAAACAAAAGCGTATAAAGTTTTTAAGATATTTAATTATTTTCTTCTTGCAGTAATTGTCTTCGTTACATTAACACCATTTATGAACGTTGTAGCACAATCTTTTAGTAGCGAGGCTTATATAAATGCAGGTCAAGTATTTTTAATACCGAAAGGATTTAATACAGAAACGTATGAAGTAATTTTTGGAGATCGCACTTTTTGGCTGAATTATCGTAACACCATTTTATATACTATATTGGGGACCGCAATCGCAATGGTTCTAACTACTATGCTATCTTATGTACTATCTAAAAGACGTTTGAAAGGAAGAGGTTTCTTTATTGGTTTCTCTGTATTTACAATGTTTTTTAGTGGCGGAATGATTCCTACCTATATTCTTTATAATAATACGTTAGGAATAACAAACACGATTTGGTCGGTGGTACTGCCAGGAGCTTTAAGTATTTACAATATGTTAATAATGAAATCTTTTTTTGAAAATCTACCAGATTCATTAGAAGAGGCAGCCGCGATTGATGGTATGTCAACGTATGGAATCATACGAAGCATCATTCTACCGTTAAGTAAACCAATTTTAGCAACGATGATCTTGTTTTATGCGGTTGCTTATTGGAATTCATGGTTCCAAGCATTCTTGTATCTGAACAATAAAGATTTGTTTCCCGTAACATTATATTTAAGAAATATGATTTCTGGAGCAATGGGAATGTCAGATGTGGGTCAAGCTGCATCTGACAATCAAACTCAAATTGCTTCCAATATTAAGTCAGTTACCATGGTGTTAACTGTGTTGCCAATTATTACTGTTTATCCGTTTGTGCAAAAATACTTTGTACACGGTATCATGTTGGGCTCAGTTAAAGAATAA
- a CDS encoding YesL family protein, with amino-acid sequence MGEEQKQEFGSGKLYKITQNIYWFFGINIIFLLSNSLFFIFILFLEKSFSNISLYLLSIIPSGPALAAIIGSTFKIIEIDDFSTPIKDFVTYYKKNFFDSLKIWIPFLFILLILFTDVFYFYESGSSLGFFFFLFLTILVILYMIPTFMINIKFKFKIKDLLKLGAFYSLTKIKITFGNLATLFTLFVLVFYISELILLFICSLLVYFLVNYNYSIIKEIREKYTLG; translated from the coding sequence ATGGGAGAAGAACAAAAACAAGAATTTGGGAGTGGGAAATTATATAAAATAACTCAAAATATATACTGGTTTTTTGGTATAAATATAATATTTTTATTAAGCAATAGTTTGTTTTTTATTTTTATTTTATTTTTAGAGAAAAGTTTTTCAAATATTTCACTCTATTTACTTAGTATTATACCTTCAGGACCAGCGCTTGCAGCAATAATTGGTTCTACCTTTAAAATAATTGAGATTGATGATTTTTCTACGCCGATTAAAGATTTTGTAACTTACTATAAAAAGAATTTTTTTGATTCTTTAAAAATTTGGATTCCCTTTTTATTTATTCTACTAATATTATTTACGGATGTATTTTATTTTTATGAATCAGGCAGTTCTCTAGGTTTCTTTTTCTTCTTGTTTTTAACGATTTTAGTGATTTTATATATGATCCCAACCTTCATGATTAATATTAAATTTAAATTTAAAATAAAAGACTTGTTAAAGCTAGGAGCATTTTATAGCTTAACCAAAATAAAAATAACTTTTGGAAATCTTGCTACTTTATTTACTTTATTTGTTTTAGTGTTTTATATTTCAGAATTGATATTGCTATTTATTTGTAGTTTATTAGTATACTTCCTTGTTAATTATAATTATTCAATCATAAAAGAAATAAGAGAGAAGTATACATTAGGATAA
- a CDS encoding class I SAM-dependent methyltransferase, whose product MNSFDKIANDYDEDIYPLNTREFVLPTVDILEKLSPGKDILEFAVGTGRIAIPLSKRGFQLWGMDNSKKMLEVLSKKEGNQNVHMVYGDMSKTKLDKQFDMVYLIFNGITYLLDLEKQVACFQNTADHLKPGGIFVIETFIPRVDQIVKDDIAPYALEEEYLGFDKYDRINQLVTSYQYNLASKDTESYQTKHRYLWPSELELMGKLTGFELLHKWENWEEEPLTSTSEDCIMVWKKK is encoded by the coding sequence GTGAATTCTTTTGACAAAATCGCTAATGACTATGATGAAGATATTTATCCTTTAAATACAAGAGAATTCGTATTACCAACTGTTGATATACTAGAAAAACTATCTCCAGGAAAAGATATTTTAGAGTTCGCAGTTGGCACAGGCCGTATTGCGATTCCATTATCCAAACGAGGCTTCCAGCTTTGGGGAATGGACAACTCTAAAAAAATGCTGGAGGTTCTCAGCAAAAAAGAAGGTAATCAAAATGTTCATATGGTTTATGGCGATATGAGTAAAACAAAATTAGATAAACAGTTTGATATGGTTTATTTAATTTTTAATGGAATCACTTACTTATTAGATTTAGAGAAACAAGTTGCTTGTTTTCAAAATACAGCGGATCATTTAAAGCCAGGCGGTATTTTTGTCATTGAAACATTTATTCCAAGAGTAGATCAGATTGTGAAGGATGATATTGCTCCTTATGCTCTGGAAGAAGAATATCTAGGCTTTGATAAATATGATCGTATTAATCAATTAGTAACTTCTTATCAGTACAATCTTGCCTCAAAAGATACGGAATCCTATCAGACAAAACACCGCTACCTATGGCCATCTGAGTTGGAACTAATGGGAAAACTGACTGGATTTGAATTACTTCATAAATGGGAAAATTGGGAAGAAGAACCACTTACATCTACAAGTGAAGATTGTATTATGGTTTGGAAGAAAAAGTAA